Proteins from one Bradyrhizobium amphicarpaeae genomic window:
- a CDS encoding RidA family protein encodes MTATESADQRLASLGIELPQVPQPIANFIPFRRHGDFVYLAGQVCEWNGDVRFVGKVGEAFDLAQAQAAARVCGLNLIAALKLACGGSLDGVSCCLRLGGFVNCTPNYPNIPQVINGASDLMHELFGPRGHHARTAVGVANLPRGAAVEVDAIFALG; translated from the coding sequence ATGACCGCTACCGAGTCCGCCGACCAGCGCCTCGCCTCGCTCGGCATCGAGCTGCCGCAGGTGCCGCAGCCGATCGCGAATTTCATTCCCTTCCGCCGCCATGGCGACTTCGTCTATCTCGCCGGGCAGGTCTGCGAGTGGAACGGAGACGTGCGATTCGTCGGCAAAGTCGGCGAGGCGTTCGATCTGGCGCAGGCGCAAGCCGCAGCACGCGTCTGCGGCCTCAACCTGATCGCGGCGCTCAAGCTTGCCTGCGGTGGCTCGCTCGACGGCGTCTCCTGCTGCCTGCGGCTCGGCGGGTTCGTCAACTGCACGCCGAACTACCCGAACATTCCGCAGGTGATCAACGGAGCATCCGATCTGATGCACGAACTGTTCGGTCCGCGCGGCCATCACGCGCGCACCGCTGTCGGCGTTGCCAACCTTCCACGCGGCGCGGCAGTCGAGGTCGACGCCATCTTCGCACTCGGGTGA
- a CDS encoding cysteine hydrolase family protein produces MNVSAKPTVPVVMGPSRGQAWIVTPDAVDMTRPAPPVRPLAIAAEPQNITVDSAKSALLIVDMQNDFCTKGGWLDSRGIDVSPNRKPIKPLAALIEAFRAQDIPVVWVNWGVRKDLLNIFPSLQHAHSPRGDEPGIAQPVPGTRSEVIAAGSWGAEVVDEINPGSRDVQIAKHRFSAFWDTETDAVLRNMGIKTLFIGGVNMDQCVMTTLEDASFLGYDTILIEDGTATTSPDYCVQAVLYNVKLLFGFVTQSAAILKALGTR; encoded by the coding sequence ATGAACGTCAGCGCAAAACCCACCGTTCCCGTAGTCATGGGACCCAGCCGCGGTCAGGCCTGGATCGTCACGCCTGACGCTGTCGACATGACGCGTCCGGCACCACCGGTTCGGCCGTTGGCCATCGCGGCCGAACCGCAGAACATCACCGTCGATTCCGCCAAATCCGCGCTGTTGATCGTCGACATGCAGAACGATTTCTGCACCAAAGGCGGCTGGCTCGACTCCCGCGGCATCGACGTCTCGCCGAACCGCAAGCCGATCAAGCCACTGGCCGCCCTGATCGAGGCCTTCCGGGCGCAGGATATTCCCGTGGTCTGGGTCAACTGGGGTGTGCGCAAGGACCTGCTCAACATCTTCCCGTCGCTGCAGCACGCTCACAGTCCGCGCGGCGATGAGCCAGGGATTGCGCAGCCCGTCCCGGGGACCCGTTCGGAGGTGATCGCAGCCGGAAGCTGGGGAGCCGAAGTCGTCGACGAGATCAATCCCGGAAGCCGCGATGTCCAGATCGCCAAGCATCGTTTCAGCGCGTTCTGGGACACGGAGACCGACGCTGTGCTGCGCAACATGGGAATCAAGACGTTGTTCATCGGAGGGGTGAACATGGACCAGTGCGTGATGACCACGCTCGAGGATGCGAGCTTCCTCGGCTACGACACCATCCTGATCGAGGACGGCACCGCGACGACGTCCCCGGACTATTGCGTTCAGGCCGTGCTCTACAACGTCAAGCTCCTGTTCGGCTTCGTCACGCAGTCGGCCGCAATTCTGAAGGCGCTGGGAACACGATGA
- a CDS encoding BMP family ABC transporter substrate-binding protein — MRKPTLFIALAFAAALASPVLAEDKVGFIYVGPAADAGYNQSMDDGRKFVEKALPGTTTTSFELIPETAEVERVMERLISSGHKIIFATSYGYLDYAIKVGEKHPDVTILHAGGLKTSKNVGTYWADSDAGMYLAGVAAGHLSKTGKLGFQGGFQIPQLMRSVNAFTLGAQSVNPKAVTTVVWNGGWWEPQKETEATNAFADAGIDVVAEQVDSPITIAQVAEKRGILMIGKDLDIHDRAPKSWLTGVSWNWGPMMVEQIKQIKAGTWKASHVRGDLASGNVVLDPFGAMVPAAVQESILKLKDDINAGKKSIWVGPIAKQDGTVVVAADQKLTMEQVETMDYLVKGITGATK, encoded by the coding sequence TTGAGAAAGCCCACGCTGTTTATCGCGCTTGCATTCGCCGCCGCGCTCGCCTCGCCAGTTCTGGCTGAAGACAAGGTCGGGTTCATCTATGTCGGCCCGGCCGCCGATGCCGGCTACAATCAGTCGATGGATGACGGGCGCAAATTCGTCGAGAAGGCCCTGCCCGGCACCACCACCACCTCGTTCGAGCTGATACCGGAAACCGCCGAAGTCGAGCGCGTGATGGAACGGCTGATCTCCAGCGGCCACAAGATCATCTTCGCCACCTCCTACGGCTATCTCGACTACGCCATCAAGGTCGGTGAGAAACACCCCGACGTGACCATCCTGCATGCTGGCGGCCTGAAGACCTCCAAGAACGTCGGCACGTACTGGGCCGACAGCGATGCGGGCATGTATCTCGCCGGCGTCGCAGCCGGCCATCTCAGCAAGACCGGCAAGCTCGGCTTTCAGGGCGGCTTCCAGATTCCGCAGCTGATGCGCTCGGTCAACGCATTCACGCTCGGTGCCCAGTCGGTCAATCCCAAGGCCGTGACGACGGTGGTGTGGAACGGCGGCTGGTGGGAGCCTCAGAAGGAAACGGAGGCGACCAACGCCTTTGCGGATGCCGGCATCGACGTCGTCGCCGAACAGGTCGACAGCCCGATCACCATCGCCCAGGTCGCCGAGAAGCGAGGCATCCTGATGATCGGAAAGGACCTCGACATTCACGACCGTGCGCCAAAGTCGTGGCTCACCGGCGTCTCCTGGAATTGGGGGCCGATGATGGTCGAGCAGATCAAGCAGATCAAGGCCGGCACCTGGAAGGCCTCGCACGTACGTGGCGATCTCGCCAGCGGGAATGTTGTGCTCGACCCGTTCGGCGCCATGGTGCCCGCTGCCGTCCAGGAAAGCATCCTGAAGCTGAAGGACGACATCAACGCCGGCAAGAAATCGATCTGGGTAGGCCCGATCGCCAAGCAGGATGGCACGGTTGTTGTAGCGGCCGACCAAAAGCTCACGATGGAGCAGGTCGAGACCATGGACTATCTGGTCAAGGGAATCACCGGCGCCACGAAATAA
- a CDS encoding TetR/AcrR family transcriptional regulator: protein MLKRTSSSEGTRDRILHAAIAEFSQRGYSGARIQAICRKSRANPRMIYHYFGGKDQLYVAVLEHVLGQLRAEELKLDFEHVGPVEGMMQLFDFTYDHFGQHPELIHILSGENLLRARFLKKSSRTPVVASPLIAMIAELLARGEKAKLFRRGIDPLQLYVAMVGFAYFHRSNAHTLSVIFQSDVLGDDWQAEHKRYAKEMMLGFLGPAPHKT from the coding sequence ATGCTCAAGAGGACTTCCTCTTCGGAAGGCACGCGTGATCGGATCCTGCATGCTGCCATCGCCGAGTTCTCGCAACGCGGATATAGCGGAGCGAGAATCCAGGCCATTTGCCGGAAATCGCGCGCCAATCCCCGGATGATCTACCACTATTTCGGCGGCAAGGATCAGCTTTATGTTGCCGTCCTCGAGCACGTTCTCGGTCAACTGCGCGCTGAAGAGCTGAAGCTGGACTTCGAGCACGTCGGCCCAGTCGAAGGGATGATGCAGCTGTTCGACTTCACCTACGACCATTTCGGCCAGCACCCTGAATTGATCCACATTCTCAGCGGCGAGAATTTGTTGCGCGCCCGATTCCTGAAGAAGAGCTCTCGGACGCCGGTCGTCGCTTCCCCGCTCATCGCGATGATCGCCGAGCTTCTTGCCCGAGGCGAAAAGGCAAAGCTTTTCCGTCGGGGGATCGATCCGCTCCAATTGTATGTGGCGATGGTAGGCTTTGCCTATTTCCATCGTTCCAACGCGCACACCCTGTCGGTGATATTCCAATCAGACGTTCTCGGGGATGACTGGCAGGCCGAGCACAAACGCTACGCCAAGGAAATGATGCTGGGCTTCCTCGGGCCGGCACCTCACAAAACTTAG
- a CDS encoding DUF1254 domain-containing protein → MIRLLFTIVAGVVLGLVVHLVSVLALPRIATQDAYSRLTPMTKLNGVSQLPLADPQTSPMPFMDPAFALAICRYDLTSGPIKLTVPVSQAYTSVSFYTRNEIAYYAINDRSAGRKVIELDLMTEAQHSELPEDEEITAADRLIIDSPSTTGLIVMKALAPEPGLMPQAQATLQAASCGPQTEPPAKAEAPRGRR, encoded by the coding sequence ATGATCCGCCTGTTGTTCACCATCGTTGCCGGCGTGGTGCTGGGCCTCGTGGTCCACCTCGTCAGCGTGCTGGCGCTGCCGCGGATCGCGACGCAGGACGCCTATTCGCGGCTGACGCCGATGACCAAGCTCAACGGCGTCAGCCAGCTTCCCCTCGCCGATCCGCAGACGTCGCCGATGCCGTTCATGGACCCGGCCTTTGCGCTGGCGATCTGCCGCTACGACCTCACGAGCGGGCCGATCAAGCTGACGGTGCCGGTGAGCCAGGCCTACACTTCGGTGTCGTTCTACACCCGCAACGAGATCGCCTATTACGCCATCAACGACCGCTCGGCGGGTCGCAAGGTGATCGAGCTCGACCTGATGACTGAGGCGCAGCACAGCGAGCTGCCGGAGGATGAAGAGATCACCGCGGCCGACCGCCTGATCATCGATTCCCCCAGCACCACCGGCCTGATCGTGATGAAGGCGCTTGCCCCCGAGCCCGGCCTGATGCCGCAGGCGCAGGCCACGCTTCAGGCCGCGAGCTGCGGCCCGCAGACGGAGCCGCCCGCCAAGGCCGAGGCCCCGCGCGGCCGGCGCTGA
- a CDS encoding DUF1214 domain-containing protein, with amino-acid sequence MRLILITLTALLLATVVGLGATWMTTTRGTEIGALTIGPWTARPRTGTADVDPYSRATIVRNGELPIGTGDGVAFTATTDDKKKALDGRCDVIVSGVTPPARFWTLTLYDRKGHLVANSLQRYGFTSQEIVRQSDGSFEIRIASRSRAGNWLPTGGIERYALMLRLYDTPVGVATRTQRDAPMPTISTVGCS; translated from the coding sequence GTGCGGCTGATCCTGATCACATTGACGGCCCTTCTGCTCGCGACGGTGGTCGGCCTGGGTGCGACCTGGATGACGACGACGCGCGGCACCGAGATCGGCGCGCTGACCATCGGTCCCTGGACGGCGCGGCCGCGCACCGGCACCGCCGACGTCGATCCCTATTCGCGCGCCACCATCGTGCGCAATGGCGAGCTGCCGATCGGTACCGGCGACGGCGTCGCCTTCACCGCCACCACCGACGACAAGAAGAAGGCGCTCGACGGCCGCTGTGACGTGATCGTCTCCGGCGTGACGCCGCCGGCGCGGTTCTGGACGCTGACGTTGTACGATCGCAAGGGCCATCTCGTCGCCAATTCGCTCCAGCGCTACGGCTTCACCAGCCAAGAGATCGTGCGGCAATCCGACGGCTCGTTCGAGATCCGCATCGCCTCGCGCTCGCGCGCCGGCAACTGGCTGCCGACCGGCGGCATCGAGCGCTACGCGCTGATGCTGCGCCTCTACGACACCCCGGTCGGCGTTGCCACGCGTACCCAGCGTGACGCGCCGATGCCCACCATCAGCACGGTGGGCTGCTCATGA
- a CDS encoding transglycosylase domain-containing protein, giving the protein MRQIIPSHWKQKVRNFFLDLDARIDSSLFSSAKGIRELYERYSTFMDRFYVGRWKRWVFIEPLSEAATLGLGGLVVMLTLAIPAFRETADEDWLKKSDLAVTFLDRYGTPIGSRGIKHNDSIPLEDFPDVLIKATLATEDRRFYEHFGIDIAGTARALVTNAQAGGVRQGGSSITQQLAKNLFLSNERTIERKVNEAFLAVWLEWRLTKNEILKLYLDRAYMGGGTFGVDGAAHFYFNKSARDVTLAEAAMLAGLFKAPTKYAPHINLPAARARANVVLDNLVDAGFMTEGQVFGARRNPAFAVDRRDEASPNYYLDYAFDEMRKLVDTFPKSYTERVFVVRLAIDTNVQKAAEDAIENQLRQFGRDYHATQAATVVSDLDGGIRAMVGGRDYGASQFNRAVDAYRQPGSSFKPYVYTTALLNGFTPNSIVVDGPVCIGNWCPQNYGHSYSGSVTLTQAITRSINVVPVKLSIAIGQRNEPKAQNPAKVGRAKIVEVARRFGLKAPLPDTPSMPIGSDEVTVLEHAVAYATFPNRGKAVTPHSVLEVRTGAGDLVWRWDRDGPKPRQAIPASVAADMAGMMSHVVSEGTARRAALDGIPTAGKTGTTNAYRDAWFVGYTGNFTCAVWYGNDDYSPTNRMTGGSLPAQTWHDIMVAAHQGIEVREIPGIGMGQKLPPQHISNAQANAAPKVLETKPGPPPVLTKRGADILVRVEKLLDDAGRTAKKSADADTKPARPSSTTSALAFPQNYAEENANTSAPRKN; this is encoded by the coding sequence GTGCGCCAGATCATACCATCGCATTGGAAGCAGAAGGTCCGGAATTTCTTCCTGGACCTCGATGCGCGCATCGACTCCTCGCTGTTCTCCTCGGCCAAGGGCATCCGCGAGCTCTACGAGCGCTACTCGACCTTCATGGACCGCTTCTATGTCGGGCGCTGGAAGCGCTGGGTGTTCATCGAGCCGTTGTCGGAGGCCGCGACGCTCGGGCTCGGCGGCCTGGTCGTGATGCTCACCCTCGCCATCCCCGCCTTCCGCGAAACGGCGGACGAGGACTGGCTGAAGAAGTCCGACCTCGCGGTGACCTTCCTCGACCGCTACGGCACCCCGATCGGCAGCCGCGGCATCAAGCACAACGACTCGATCCCGCTGGAAGATTTTCCGGACGTGCTGATCAAGGCGACGCTGGCGACGGAGGACCGCCGCTTCTACGAGCATTTCGGCATCGACATCGCCGGCACCGCGCGCGCGCTCGTCACCAACGCCCAGGCCGGCGGCGTCCGCCAGGGCGGCTCCTCGATTACCCAGCAGCTCGCGAAAAACCTGTTCCTGAGCAACGAGCGCACCATCGAGCGCAAGGTCAACGAGGCCTTCCTCGCGGTCTGGCTGGAATGGCGCCTGACAAAGAACGAGATCCTCAAGCTGTATCTGGACCGCGCCTATATGGGCGGCGGCACTTTCGGCGTCGATGGCGCCGCGCATTTCTACTTCAACAAATCCGCGCGCGACGTGACGCTTGCCGAGGCCGCGATGCTGGCCGGCCTGTTCAAGGCGCCGACCAAATACGCCCCCCACATCAACCTGCCCGCCGCCCGCGCCCGCGCCAACGTCGTGCTCGACAACCTCGTCGATGCCGGCTTCATGACCGAGGGCCAGGTGTTCGGCGCCCGCCGCAACCCGGCCTTCGCCGTCGACCGCCGCGACGAAGCCTCGCCGAACTACTATCTCGACTACGCCTTCGACGAGATGCGCAAGCTGGTCGACACCTTCCCGAAGTCCTACACCGAGCGCGTCTTCGTGGTGCGCCTCGCGATCGACACCAACGTGCAGAAGGCGGCGGAAGACGCGATCGAGAACCAGCTGCGCCAGTTCGGCCGCGACTATCACGCGACGCAGGCCGCGACCGTGGTGTCCGACCTCGACGGCGGCATCCGCGCCATGGTCGGCGGCCGCGACTACGGCGCCAGCCAGTTCAACCGCGCCGTCGACGCCTATCGCCAGCCGGGCTCCTCGTTCAAGCCCTACGTCTACACCACCGCGCTGCTGAACGGTTTCACGCCGAACTCGATCGTGGTCGACGGCCCCGTTTGCATCGGCAATTGGTGCCCGCAGAACTATGGCCATTCCTATTCCGGATCGGTGACGCTGACGCAGGCGATCACGCGCTCGATCAACGTCGTGCCGGTGAAGCTGTCGATCGCGATCGGCCAGAGGAACGAGCCCAAGGCGCAGAACCCGGCCAAGGTCGGCCGCGCCAAGATCGTCGAGGTCGCGCGCCGCTTCGGCCTGAAAGCGCCGCTGCCCGACACGCCGTCGATGCCGATCGGCTCGGACGAGGTCACCGTGCTCGAGCACGCGGTCGCCTACGCGACCTTCCCCAACCGCGGCAAGGCGGTGACGCCGCATTCGGTGCTCGAAGTGCGCACCGGCGCCGGCGACCTGGTCTGGCGCTGGGACCGCGACGGGCCGAAGCCTCGGCAGGCGATACCCGCCTCCGTCGCCGCCGACATGGCGGGCATGATGAGCCACGTCGTCAGCGAAGGCACCGCGCGCCGTGCCGCGCTCGACGGCATTCCGACCGCGGGCAAGACCGGCACGACCAATGCGTATCGCGACGCCTGGTTCGTCGGCTACACCGGCAATTTCACCTGCGCGGTCTGGTACGGCAACGACGACTACTCGCCGACCAACCGCATGACCGGCGGCTCGCTGCCGGCGCAGACCTGGCACGACATCATGGTCGCGGCCCATCAGGGCATCGAGGTCCGGGAGATTCCCGGCATCGGCATGGGCCAGAAGCTGCCGCCACAGCATATCAGCAACGCGCAGGCCAACGCGGCGCCGAAGGTGCTGGAGACCAAGCCGGGTCCGCCGCCGGTGTTGACCAAGCGCGGCGCCGACATCCTGGTGCGCGTCGAAAAGCTGCTGGATGACGCGGGCAGGACCGCCAAGAAATCGGCGGATGCCGACACCAAGCCGGCGAGGCCGTCCTCGACGACGAGCGCCCTCGCCTTCCCGCAGAATTATGCGGAAGAAAATGCCAACACCTCTGCCCCGCGCAAGAACTGA
- a CDS encoding YcgN family cysteine cluster protein: MTAVPKRPSGQEGFFWKTKTLEEMSAGEWESLCDGCGRCCLNKLEDEDTGQIYFTHVGCKLLDGASCACKDYPNRSDKVPDCVRLTPGNVRTLNWLPPSCGYKLVAEGRDLYWWHPLVSGDPNTVHDAGVSVRGRVEGSEEQIPDEELEDHIVQWPALLPKRARLKRRPKD; this comes from the coding sequence ATGACCGCAGTTCCCAAACGACCTTCAGGCCAGGAAGGATTCTTCTGGAAAACCAAGACGTTGGAAGAGATGTCGGCGGGCGAATGGGAAAGCCTGTGCGACGGCTGCGGGCGCTGCTGCCTGAACAAGCTCGAGGACGAGGACACCGGGCAGATCTATTTCACCCATGTCGGCTGCAAGCTGCTCGATGGCGCCAGCTGCGCCTGCAAGGACTATCCGAATCGCTCCGACAAGGTCCCGGACTGCGTCCGCCTGACCCCGGGCAATGTTCGCACCCTGAACTGGCTGCCGCCGAGCTGCGGCTACAAGCTCGTCGCCGAAGGGCGCGATCTCTATTGGTGGCATCCGCTGGTCTCCGGTGATCCCAACACCGTGCATGACGCCGGCGTCTCCGTCCGCGGCCGGGTCGAGGGCAGCGAGGAGCAGATCCCGGACGAGGAGCTCGAGGACCACATCGTGCAATGGCCGGCCCTGCTGCCGAAGCGGGCCCGCCTGAAGCGACGCCCGAAGGACTGA
- a CDS encoding MDR family MFS transporter translates to MNKFDRRSSSADIQTLPDDLAEELSRLPSEVISVDDAPSIAPPVPLSQDEVRTIVISLMLTMFLAALDQTIVATALPTIGRQFQDVSNLSWVITAYLLASTAVAPVFGTLSDIYGRRAMIIISLSLFVAGSVLCAIAPSMPMLILARGLQGLGGGGIMPVVQTVISDVVSPRERGQYQAYFSSVWMVGGILGPVIGGVFAEHLHWSMIFWINLPLTAAALALLLPKMKKIPVFHRKRKVDWLGGVLLMASAVVFMLVLTWGGTRYPWLSPTVLAMVGGAVALAVSFVWHARRADEPFLPLPLLGGSVVPFGLMAGGCALGAITGLTVQLPLYYESVYHLSASEAGLALIPLAAVSTIGAAVAGRTMARAKHYKRVAIVGTSWAALCGLGLTLATLPLWGLLTLMAAFALGLGTTFPVCVVSVQNSVARPQVGTITGALNFFRSLMSSFTVAAFAAILLIALGADIPLGEHHAAGSVAIPADDMRHAFRYVFGAATALMTTAALCLISMEERPLAGPSAKQPVEMAE, encoded by the coding sequence ATGAACAAGTTCGACCGGCGGAGCAGTTCTGCCGACATCCAGACTTTGCCCGACGACCTCGCCGAGGAGCTGTCCCGGCTTCCGAGCGAAGTCATCAGCGTCGATGATGCGCCCTCCATCGCGCCGCCGGTGCCGTTGTCACAGGACGAGGTCCGCACCATCGTCATCAGCCTGATGCTGACGATGTTCCTGGCCGCGCTCGACCAGACCATCGTGGCGACCGCGCTGCCGACCATCGGGCGCCAGTTCCAGGACGTCTCCAACCTGTCCTGGGTCATCACCGCCTATCTGCTCGCCTCGACCGCGGTCGCGCCGGTGTTCGGCACGCTCAGCGACATCTATGGCCGCCGCGCGATGATCATCATCTCGCTCAGCCTGTTCGTGGCGGGCTCGGTGCTGTGCGCGATCGCACCGAGCATGCCGATGCTGATCCTGGCGCGCGGCCTTCAGGGGCTCGGCGGCGGCGGCATCATGCCCGTGGTGCAGACCGTGATCTCCGACGTCGTCTCACCCCGTGAACGCGGGCAATATCAGGCCTATTTCTCCAGCGTCTGGATGGTCGGCGGCATCCTCGGTCCGGTCATCGGCGGCGTTTTCGCCGAGCATCTGCACTGGTCGATGATCTTCTGGATCAATCTGCCGCTGACGGCCGCGGCGCTCGCGCTGCTGCTGCCGAAGATGAAGAAGATCCCGGTGTTCCACCGCAAGCGCAAGGTCGACTGGCTCGGCGGCGTGCTGCTGATGGCCTCCGCCGTCGTGTTCATGCTGGTGCTGACCTGGGGCGGCACGCGCTATCCCTGGCTGTCGCCGACCGTGCTGGCGATGGTGGGTGGCGCGGTCGCGCTTGCCGTCAGCTTCGTCTGGCACGCGCGTCGCGCGGACGAGCCGTTCCTGCCGCTGCCGTTGCTCGGCGGAAGCGTCGTGCCGTTCGGGCTGATGGCCGGCGGTTGTGCGCTCGGTGCGATCACGGGGCTCACGGTCCAGCTCCCGCTCTACTACGAATCCGTCTATCATCTCAGCGCGAGCGAGGCGGGTCTTGCGCTGATTCCGCTGGCTGCCGTTTCGACCATCGGCGCCGCCGTCGCCGGCCGCACCATGGCGCGGGCCAAACACTACAAGCGCGTCGCCATCGTCGGCACGTCCTGGGCTGCGCTGTGCGGCCTCGGCCTCACGCTGGCGACGCTGCCGCTATGGGGCCTGCTGACGCTGATGGCGGCGTTTGCGCTCGGCCTCGGCACGACCTTCCCGGTCTGCGTGGTCTCGGTGCAGAATTCGGTCGCGCGGCCGCAGGTCGGCACCATCACCGGCGCCTTGAATTTCTTCCGCTCGCTGATGTCGTCCTTTACGGTTGCGGCGTTCGCGGCCATCCTGCTGATCGCGCTCGGTGCCGACATTCCCCTCGGTGAGCATCACGCTGCAGGCAGCGTCGCGATCCCCGCCGACGACATGCGGCACGCGTTCCGCTACGTGTTCGGCGCCGCTACCGCGCTGATGACCACGGCGGCGCTGTGCCTGATCTCGATGGAGGAGCGGCCGCTGGCCGGTCCCTCGGCGAAGCAGCCCGTCGAGATGGCGGAGTAG